AATTCTTTGTTAGATTTCATTTCATAGTCAAATTTCAGAAGTCTATGTCCACATTTAGacggtttttaattaaaagtgttatcatttttacttgtttgtacCAATATCAGACATGCAAGAATAAATTACTCAGTTCAATGATGTAGGGACTGAATTGCTTCTCACTATAGTACAAATATTGCTTAGATGCTTCAATCAATATGTTTCTTTTGTTAGTTTATGTTTGATGATGCGTTTTCTCAATCAACTTTGCAGTTACTTTGTATGTGAGATACTGTTGTGATAACTGCTTTTTGAGGTAGCCTTGAAAGATACCTAGAAAATGTCTACCTCTAAAAAGTCATATAGAAGTAGTCAACCTTCACTCAAGTACAGGTTGAGCGTAGTTGAGGGGGTTTTCTTTGAGATTGGTGAGCTTGTTCCTGAAGAATATACCCCTTCCCCGCCTGATACAAATAGGAAAACCCGAATAAAGGCTCATGCCAAGCAAACTCAAATACTGAGCACTGCTGAGTTGATCTCATCATTAAACCAGATATGGAACTATGCAAGCTCTATTGCTATCCCTCAACAACAGACAAATCTGGAAAGAGCCCGTCTTGTCTCTCAAAAAGAGGATATATTGGTCAAATTGGGGTCGGAAGAAAATGGCTCGGGATCTATTTCAGCTGATAGAAAATACTTTTGCATTGATTTGAGGACAGCTAGGCAGTTGTCATCTCTCAGGAAGCCAAACTTCGATATTGTCAAAATAACCAAGAAAATGTCCATGTTCGAATCTTCTAATGGAAATATTAACCCTTCATTTTACCAGGGGCTTTTTTGCGGTGGCTCTGACTTTGCCAACGAGGATTGGAAAGGAAAGGGGCTTGCGGCTGttggattttcatatgaatttgGAAATATCTACAAATGGATGAGAAAGATGATTCCTGCTGGCCTTCAGCATTTTGTAAAATTCCCAGAGATTGAGAATAAGAAAATTGGTAAATATTGCATTGCTGCAAGTAGTGGTATAGGGAACTGCATTTCAGCAGATAGAACTAGTCTGACAGATAACTTACCCACTGAAAATGCTGAGCGTTATTCTCATTGCATCGAATCTAAAGATCTGTCCATATCTCAAGATATGAAACCGGTTATGAATACAGGAGGAACCACCTCTCTGTGCTCAGATTATTTCCTCATTGATGCTCAAGAAACCGAGGCAGATTGTAGTGGTTCGAGGACTCCAGATTCCGATCTTTGTGCAGATTCTCATATAAACTCTTTAGCTTCCCATTATAGTGCATACAAAGAGTGGCAACCGCTTAGTGATGGTAGCGAGTACCatgaaaatcaacaaaaacaatTGGAAGTATTTTCCACAAATGGCGGTCGAATGGAAAGTCACTTAACTGCAATTGCCAGTGAAAAACCTCAATTTGCTCTTGCTAAACAAGAGCATGCTTTTGCAGGGGCTTTTGCTGGAATATTTGTTAGCCTATGCCTACATCCAATTGATACAGTTAAGACAGTCATTCAATCTTGTCATGCAGAGCAGAagtcaatattttatattggaAGATCAATAATTTCTGAAAGAGGTATATTCTTTCTATAGAACAGACGGTGACTGAGACTGACTGCTCACATTTTATTCTGATCAATACTTGACTTGCCTGCTTTctgcattttaattatttgatacttACAGGCTTCACTGGATTATATAGCGGCATTGCTAGCAATATTGCATCTTCAGCTCCAATATCTGCCCTTTATACTTTCTCATATGAATCAGTCAAAGGGGCTTTGCTTCCTCTTCTCCCTAAGGTAACTTGCATCTTTCACTGTGATATGGTGTGGATCACATATCCTGACACACTGAGTTGCAGCTGTTTAGTAACTGCCTGTCAACTAGGAACTCGCTAACTTCTTAAGTCTGACTCTAGCTCAcctgtttttcttctttcttgcaGGAGTATCATTCTTTAGCTCATTGCATGGCTGGTGGTTGTGCAAGCGTTgctacttcttttatttttacaccTAGTGAGCGTATAAAGCAGCAGATGCAAGTTGGTGCACACTATCAAAACTGCTGGTATACCTTCAAGTTCTTGTACTACATTCAAGATCAGAAGATTAACATGTTTAACATGCATATGTTTGTTTCTGTacattatattttcatcaaacaAGTTCTTCTTGATCTCTTTGGTTGCTATCAATTTTTCTTCTGGTGCggttcatatttttttctctcaataaTACCCCAAATCTGTTTCTGCAGGAATGCCTTGGTTGAGATTATCAGAAAGGGGGGTCTGCCTTCACTCTACACTGGGTGGGGGGCTGTACTCTGCAGGAATATTCCAAATTCAATTATCAAGGTTCTGTCTTTTTTCATTCTTAGTTTAATTGTTCTCTATGCCATGTAACCTTCTAAACGGGGGATAAAGAAGGGCTCTCTCATGAAGTGGGATGTTGTAAGTTTCTGGAGGGAGTGAATGGTTAACATAACAAAGATTAAACTTCATGAAGTACAGTTTTGTTTGCATTTCCTCCCATAGGGCCGACCATCCTAGCTCTCTCCACTTTACCATCCATAACTCCTTTAGCGTGTAACTTATGACGACATCATTGCTTATATGTGCAGTTCTACACATACGAAAGCTTGAAGCAAGTCATGTTGACATCATTGCAATCACCTACTCAACTGAACACATTACAGACTGTTTGTCTTCGACATcctccttttttaaaataacctTGATTTTTTGGCAATTCAATCTTAGTATTTTGGCTTCAACCTTCCAGAATTACACTTACGTCAGAGGCAATGATATGATCTTCTTACTCTGCAGCTAGTTTGTGGTGCCCTGTCTGGTTCAACTGCGGCTTTCTTTACAACTCCCTTTGATGTGGTGAAGACAAGATTACAGACACAGGTCTGCAATCTCTTTGTATTATTTCATTCCCTGTTTTTATCTGTTCACGAAAAGTCTGCCAAATATTATTTCCAACAGGCTTGAAGGCTGTATTTTCCACTTTTGCATGCAGTTCTACGCTTGCAAGAATATTTACTTGGGTCTCAGTTTTTTCTCAAGAGGACACTATCAATATTGGACATAAATTTAAAGTGCATATGTTTCTATATGGTGTAATCTTTCTCTGGATAAAACCTTGTAGTATGCTTAGAACCAAAGAAGTGTATGGCTTGCGGGTTTTGGTCTTTTGAGCCATCTATACACATTAACATGATTAGATCGTATCAGAATCCTTATAACTTTCGTATCCTATATGTGTTTGTTCCTATTTACTGgattatttatcttatatgaAGGTTGTCATGCAGATACCTGGATCTCTGAGCAGATACAATAATGTGTATCATGCCCTTCAAGATATATGGATGCATGAAGGGTTGAGTGGTCTATCCAGGTAACTTCCAAGTCCATATATTATCACTAATATtcagttaattcagttaatatTGAAATTCTATTCAGATAAACATGGCACAAGCACATACTCATTCAGTCATTTGTTGGCCAAGGTTACTCGATAATTGATAGCTGAATCTTTAGTTCTAGTTATTTTACAAACTGGATGATTTTGTTACTTAAAATGTCGTCAGGGGATTGATTCCTCGGTTGGTTATGTATACGACTCAAGGAGCACTCTTCTTTGCTTCATACGAATCTTTCAAGCAATTACTCTCCTTGGAGAGGCCACAATTAACCGCTCACGAACaggaaaaggaaaacaaagatGACTCTACATCGCAATTACCATCATCATCGCCATCAAGGTTGCACAGTTGCCATTCATAATAGTTAGAAAAGCACATACATAAAAGCATTGTTAGCAAGCTGATGAATGACGCATACAGCATTTAAAGCATGTCAATTAACTATTTTTTGGTTGCGGAGACCTTTCTAAGGAAATCTGTGATCAAATAATGATGGAAAACTGATTGAAGGCAGAGGCTGAAATGTAAGCCGACAGTTTCCCATGTTGCCATTTATGTTTGAAGTTTCTTTTGTGCTAATAAAAGTTGCTAAATCAGGGTTGACTGAATAATGACCATTGGTTAGCCTTCTGTTAGATGTCGACATGTTTTTCAGAGATTAACGTGTATATATTTTGGATCATTTAtgttaattgtttatttttctgaaaGATCTATATTCCACATTGTATTTGAAACATTTGGAGATAAATATGGATATGATCTTTCAAAGTGGTGCAATTTCGAATgcaaatttaatattcatttacAAACATGAGtttgtaatttataaattgattttcacgtgataattaatatatgacAAAAGCGAATTtctggaaaaaaatattttcaagatttgcgacttataaagaataaattcaTCACTTAGATTTCATCTAACATGATTGTtgaacaataatatataaatcttTTGTTCTTATTGTAAATCATCGAtgattgttttcaaaaaaaaaaaccaaacttGCAACTTAAACTCACCAAAAcacttgtaaaaaaataaaatgagctCTTCTTTTGTCatattatatacaaatatattttacccaaaatattaaaaatttgatgataaaaatattatatttaaatttcaaaatatcttttgcacaaatgaaatgaaaacgTGTAATAGTTTAATATAAGCTCGGAAAAGATTGTTATATTTAAGTGTCTTCAATTTTTGgggtaaaaatatttacatcTGCTAATTTGTGTACAAAATGAAAAactcattttgaattttttgttaaaaatgttgtttttccttgtgttttcataattttaggttgttttttaattattctctGACAACAAGCATAAATGGAggagataaaaattttaaaattgtcaattttataatatctttcgtcaagaaaattttatcattattatttgaataagacaatttaaaacatatttgaaaagaaaatagttaaagaatgaaaaagaaaacttggGACAAAGATACCATTTGATTAATGGTTCtgtcttttcttttaaacttaACCGTCATACTTAGTACACGTTTGATTATACACGTACTATTGCAGGGGCTTTTGCTGGAATATTTGTGAGCCTTTCCTTACATCCAGTTGATACACTTAAGACACTCATTCAGTCCTGTCTTGCGGACCACAAGTCAATGTTTCATATTGGTAGTCTACTCTTTCTATACCAGGATTAAGTATTGTCTTTGATCAGGATTTTGTAGATAAAACTCCGACCAGAGAAAATGCCGGACTTGTTCTTAATAGATGTGACTGACACCGACTGTCCTCATTTTTGATTGGTGAAATTACAGTCTCGACCTGCTTGCTTTctcctttttaattatttgatacttGCAGGTTTAACTGGATTATATCGTGGCATTGGCAGCTCCAACATCTGCTCTTTATACTTTCTCATATGAATCAGTCAAAAGGACTTTGCTTCCTCTTTTCCCTAAGGTAACTGCATATGTACTAGATAGTATTAATAAGTCAATGTTTACGATTTCTGTAAAAAGTTGAACCTAACTCTAcaaattagaaatttataatatgtttCTTGCAAAAGTATCATTCTTTAGCCCATTGCATGTCTGGTGGCAGTGTAGGCGTTgctacttcttttatttttacgcCTAGAGACCGTATAAAGCAGCAGATGCAAGTTGGCATACACTACCAAAATTGCTGGGAATACCTTCCCACTACATTTTTTAACATTAGaagattaatatgtttatgtttatttgattcGGAGACATGGATATCACTTCCAAGGATCCTCCAAATACACGGGAAAAATGTTTTGTCTCTCAAGGAAGCTTAAAATCTGTTGATGCAGGAAAGCGTTGGTCGGGATTATGAGAAAGGGTGGGCTGCCTTCACTCTACACTGGGTGGGGGGCTGTACTCTGCAGGAATGTTCCACACTCAATTATCGAGGTTTTATCTTTTTACATTAACTGTGCTGTATGTCACCATCATAGCAGAAAGGGCATTCCCATGTTGAGGGATGTTGCAAGTTCTAGGAGAGAGTGAAAAGCATTaacaaacataaaacaaaaagcttatttttaaaggtttagtttaagatttaatGAAGAGATGTTAATCTTTTCGCtcactttaattaatatattagattaattattaataCCAAATTATGAGCTGATTTTACAAGAAAGCAATCGGTTCTTATTAACTAATGTATTAAGTAATGAGGTGTTACACTTGTAATTTATGAGGCATCATTGCCTTATAATGTGTAGATATACACATAAAAAAGCTTAAGCAACTGGGTTGTGGTGGTTACTTTCCTCATCCTTTAATTATAAGGTCGGGAGTCCTTTATCAATGGGAATGAAGTACATTTCATGGCCAGTTATTTATCTCTTTAGAGAACACCCGCGACAAGGGAATTAGTCACTGCTATTGAGGGTGGATACCTTGATTTCGACCAAAAAAGAAAGCTTGGAGCAAGTAAAGTCGACTTCATTTCAGTCCCCTGCTCAACCCAACGCATTACATACGGCTTGTCTCCCGCatccttgtttttaaaataacctattttggtatttcaattttacttaatatttttctgGAATTGCACCACTTACATAGGGTGTGATGATACCAATATCGTGTTCCTCTGCAGCTAGTTTGTGGTTCGCTAGCTGCTTCAACTGCGGCTCTGTTCACAACTCCCTTTGATGTGGTGAAGACAAGATTACAGACGCAGGTCTACAATCTCTGGTCTTTTGAgctacatatatatttacatacacATTAACGTGATTAGATAGGTTGTAATGCTGCAGATACCTGGATCTTTGAGCCGATACAATATTTGTGTACCATGCCCTTCAAGGCATGGAGGTTTCGAAGGTCTACATAGGCAACTACCAAGTCCATACATTTTCCCTAATATAACCAATGACATGATTTACCATTATACTAGTGATTAGTTGAATGTTTAGTTTTAGTTCTTTCACAAACCGGACAGGGGCAAAGCCAGAACAATCTTTTAGGGGGggccgaatgaaattttaattttttatagtctatatctttatcatttttaaatgattaaatcgaatttttataattttaagggggccaaaatacaatttttcttttactaatttaaaattttaaaaaaaattaaaggtttaataacaattttacattttaggccCCAGCCCCCCTCTAGATTCGCCACTGAAACCGGATGATCttgtttcataaaaataacatcAGCAGATTGATTCCTCGGTTGGTTGTGTATATGACTCAATGAGTACTTTTTTTTGGGTCGTACAAGTTTTTCAAGCAATTATTTTCTTTGGAGGCTCCAAGACTAACCCCTCCCaaacaggaaaaagaaaaaaaaaataagacgATTATTTATCACAATTATCATCTTCACCCTCGACATCAACAACAATAACATCATCATAATTGCCATCGAGGTTGCATGGTTGCCGTTCATACGTTGTAGTAGAAAAAGCACATACATGGAGCCATTAACGTTAGCAAGCGGATGATGACATGTAGCATCAAAGCATGTACTGATGTACATTACactatttttcaatttggttgGAGAGACTTGTCCTGGGAAATCTGTGATCAAATAATGTAATAGAAAACGGATTGATTCAAGGGCAGAGCATGAAACTTAAGCTGATAAACGTTTTCCATCTTGCCATTTATGTTCAAGTTTCTTTTGTGCTAATAAAAGTTGCCAAATCACGGTTGGCTGGTTGAAAAGAACGGAAATCCCATGCCCCACTTCTTTCCCTATCCCATCTAGGAGTGTTCAAACTATCATTAACCAAACCgaattattattaatcaaattaattaaactatataattatttaaccgCTAATCGAattgaacttttcaaaaaaaaaaagtaaccgAACCAAAATGTTTCgattaattcggtcggttaaccaaattttatatgttttgtcttttggttaaaacaaatataaaacatataaaaaaattacatttataatattcatttattttgaaagtgAACCGAATTAACGAAATCTTAAGTTTTAAAAcacaacataattaaaatactacataatttcagttaattcggttaattatttgatttcaaaccgaattaaccgataaccgaaattttaaaaattattaactaaCTTCCGATCAAAATAAGTTTGACCACCGactaattaatgaaattaaatcaattcgatcagttaattcgattttaaccgaaatttaaacaccaaaataaaaactcgtaaattttaaaataaatgaccattataataataaaataaattaaattatgtagaATCAActattgatttttaaagttgaaGAAATGTAGCGTAATTATTTgaatgttttcatttaagttattaaactatttgaaagccttaatatttccttttaaaaagAATGCTAGCtttggttaaaaaaaaaaaaaaagaaggctAGCTAACAAGCTTCAACAGATAATTGATACGATTGATCAGTACCATTGACGGGTAGAATATACTTTATATCTAAGTTGATTTGATGATCAATGTTGGATATTAAAGGAGAAagatgtttaaattttgtttcgCAAATTcgtgatattcaaagttatttcataaaaaaactaaaccatATAAGAAAAAGGGAAGAGAGACATTCAATTTGTGCAAGCAGTGTGAATAGAGAAGgctatataatatcaatttttacATCCTAATGACttcaatgaaaactttcgaataattaaactaccattttgtaacttttgaaGTCGAGtgatcaaaacgtaaacttactaataatttagcaACATTGGATAGTTTATCTTTTTTTACCGAGGTAttctaattctaaatttattcaataaatactattatacaaaaaaaatattataaataaaagtaaggaggaaatagaataaataaagcGATCTAAATtccaaaatgataaataaacttatcctaaatggttttcttgatggtataatgacttatttggccttctaattttataaaagaagtCATTTTacctctttgatttttttaaactttttagcCTTTAAACTTGCGTTACTTATCAAATTATcccaaaatggataaaaatgttaatgttTGTAGCatgtcaacaattaattaattttttataaaattattaattgctAATATAGCATACATAAACTATCGtgttaataaagttaatttcagttaatttttacaactatttaaaaatgatttaataaataatataaatttaaaaagtaaaaaaatacaaaatacaaaaaaaaaaaaagttaaaattgaatggtaaaataaatcattgaaatttgaataagtAGAAAAGGTTGCCAACGATGTGGATTGAATGTATAGGATTGCGAGCGTCTATTTTTCGCCCGCCGCCAACAGTAAGAAACGTGCACGgaatttcattttgattttgtgtttcACACCTAATCTAAAAGTTAATTTGTTACATCACTCTTTCTCTTCCTAATCATGAATTAGATTAAACATACATTTTGgtacttgtttaattttgtatttaaattttctttttcaactaaatacttgaatttaatttttaatcgatatattaattaatttttatttaaattattacttataaaaataatttatttgaatttacttgaactataaaatcatatttaggtattattttgaatcaaaatattaaattcaagtatttaattggataaaaaaGTTTAGTtatgaaattagattttaaagttaaactttaatactaaaatatatatttaccaatattttataattgaatatttaGAAGATGTGTTCCGATCTTTGGATATACAATATTCAATCTAAGTCGACttcttagttaattttaatatttaaaatcgaaatttaatttgagttcgatatgttttaacttttaatacttgtcaagtatataaaaaagcttatttttttaaaaatgattttaattttatatatctcttaaaatttattgtattatatttgaGATTAAGTggaattgagattttttaatattaattaaaaattaaaagtaaaatgctATCATAATCGAatcaaaagtttattttttaaaatctattttgagATTGACTcgaataatttatataaaaaattatactcCTAGTTCAAACTTAGGCTATGCAACTTTTTAGACCAAAGTCAACGTTTGAATCATAAATCTAATTTATGTAACTTAATAAAATTGGGGtaaattagaagaagaaaaagagaggctgtttttaaaagttaattatggATTTAAGCTCTCTTTTTTCGCCTAAATTTAGAGAAATAGATCGATTTTGGAAAGGTAAACAAAAATATGTGTCATGCTTGAAGTGTTTTCTGTTGACGTCTTTGAAAACACGTTCTAAAAGAACGTGTTTTCTTTAATAACTTGACACACAAGCTTATTTGGTTAGATGGTTAAATGTTACTGGTTTCGTCCTTGAATTTTGGGTTTGATTCATCTCTtactcacatttgtatttttcattTCGTGTtgtacttttttaaaattttttaattaattaatatatttttttaaattttttaattcatccttttaattaataactcttttatttatataaataaaataataaacatgcaattatataataaaatatattatttatgattatgttaaaatatttttaattaaaagacttaaatctctaattaatttttaaaatggcaatttttctaatttacccATAAGATTGTGTAGAACATTTTCTTTGTCGTAGTACTTTATGGCTTAAAGTatattatcttttcattttgatatttttctgcTTACTTAAACTAAGTACCAAAATACAAAAGTTATATTTTGGTAATTGGTTCGGTTTTATGAGTTAAAAATTCAGTTGACATATGATTCAATTAGAACGCACCACCACATAGCATTCTCAACCAATTAGAATGCCAAACATGATTTTCTTActaatatctatatataaattttaaaaataaaatatctagaaatttgaattcttaaaatgatattgtaaaaaattgtaaatatatcaatattatttctaaaaattcaaaaatatagaaattataaaaaataaaagaaaaatcaaatatagacaaaatatatataatgaaaattttagttaaactttagaaaaatacaaaaaaagtgaaaaattaatatgtGTGTATAAACTCtagaaaattgaaatatttttaaaaatatttttatgcaaaaaaattattgaaaatttctaaaaaataaattaagaaaatgaaaaggaatataaaaatgttaatacacataaattttagaaaaaaatagtttttaagcTTGAGCTCGACTTGACATTCAGAGCTCAATACTCAGTTCAAGCTCGATCAAACATCTGTTTTTAAGCTGGAGATATAGTTAAGTTACTCAAGTTCAAGCTCAGTTAAGCTCATTTACCAATTTTTGTGTTAAAGCTTGACTCAAGGTATAATCAAGTTACTCAAGTTCGAGCTAGATTAAGCTCGTTTGTCAATTTTCA
The window above is part of the Gossypium raimondii isolate GPD5lz chromosome 9, ASM2569854v1, whole genome shotgun sequence genome. Proteins encoded here:
- the LOC105800235 gene encoding uncharacterized protein LOC105800235 isoform X2; the protein is MSTSKKSYRSSQPSLKYRLSVVEGVFFEIGELVPEEYTPSPPDTNRKTRIKAHAKQTQILSTAELISSLNQIWNYASSIAIPQQQTNLERARLVSQKEDILVKLGSEENGSGSISADRKYFCIDLRTARQLSSLRKPNFDIVKITKKMSMFESSNGNINPSFYQGLFCGGSDFANEDWKGKGLAAVGFSYEFGNIYKWMRKMIPAGLQHFVKFPEIENKKIGAFAGIFVSLCLHPIDTVKTVIQSCHAEQKSIFYIGRSIISERGFTGLYSGIASNIASSAPISALYTFSYESVKGALLPLLPKEYHSLAHCMAGGCASVATSFIFTPSERIKQQMQVGAHYQNCWNALVEIIRKGGLPSLYTGWGAVLCRNIPNSIIKFYTYESLKQVMLTSLQSPTQLNTLQTLVCGALSGSTAAFFTTPFDVVKTRLQTQIPGSLSRYNNVYHALQDIWMHEGLSGLSRGLIPRLVMYTTQGALFFASYESFKQLLSLERPQLTAHEQEKENKDDSTSQLPSSSPSRLHSCHS
- the LOC105800235 gene encoding uncharacterized protein LOC105800235 isoform X1 — protein: MSTSKKSYRSSQPSLKYRLSVVEGVFFEIGELVPEEYTPSPPDTNRKTRIKAHAKQTQILSTAELISSLNQIWNYASSIAIPQQQTNLERARLVSQKEDILVKLGSEENGSGSISADRKYFCIDLRTARQLSSLRKPNFDIVKITKKMSMFESSNGNINPSFYQGLFCGGSDFANEDWKGKGLAAVGFSYEFGNIYKWMRKMIPAGLQHFVKFPEIENKKIGKYCIAASSGIGNCISADRTSLTDNLPTENAERYSHCIESKDLSISQDMKPVMNTGGTTSLCSDYFLIDAQETEADCSGSRTPDSDLCADSHINSLASHYSAYKEWQPLSDGSEYHENQQKQLEVFSTNGGRMESHLTAIASEKPQFALAKQEHAFAGAFAGIFVSLCLHPIDTVKTVIQSCHAEQKSIFYIGRSIISERGFTGLYSGIASNIASSAPISALYTFSYESVKGALLPLLPKEYHSLAHCMAGGCASVATSFIFTPSERIKQQMQVGAHYQNCWNALVEIIRKGGLPSLYTGWGAVLCRNIPNSIIKFYTYESLKQVMLTSLQSPTQLNTLQTLVCGALSGSTAAFFTTPFDVVKTRLQTQIPGSLSRYNNVYHALQDIWMHEGLSGLSRGLIPRLVMYTTQGALFFASYESFKQLLSLERPQLTAHEQEKENKDDSTSQLPSSSPSRLHSCHS